A window from Mangifera indica cultivar Alphonso chromosome 2, CATAS_Mindica_2.1, whole genome shotgun sequence encodes these proteins:
- the LOC123200759 gene encoding cysteine proteinase inhibitor-like, with translation MATLGGVRDIDVTANAIEIDSLARFAVDEYNKKQNSTLQFVKVVKAKQQVVSGTVYYLTLEAKEGDQKKLYEAKVWEKPWLHFKELQEFKLLDAASA, from the exons ATGGCAACCCTCGGTGGTGTCCGTGATATTGATGTGACTGCTAACGCTATTGAGATCGATAGCCTCGCGCGTTTCGCCGTTGATGAGTATAACAAGAAACAG AATTCGACGCTGCAGTTTGTGAAAGTTGTGAAGGCGAAGCAGCAGGTGGTTTCTGGAACTGTGTATTATCTAACTCTGGAGGCGAAAGAGGGGGATCAGAAGAAGCTTTATGAAGCCAAAGTGTGGGAGAAGCCTTGGTTGCACTTCAAGGAGTTGCAGGAGTTTAAGCTTCTTGATGCTGCTTCTGCTTAG
- the LOC123209594 gene encoding cysteine desulfurase 1, chloroplastic, with the protein MEAVVPKLASFNFLNPNSTLSRFSSSPSCLCLSSATDAVSLGHLARPDFPILHQKVNGSKKLVYLDNAATSQKPISVLKALQNYYETCNSNVHRGIHYLSAKATEEYELARKKVAAFINASDCREIVFTRNATEAINLVAYSWGLSNLKPGDEITLSIAEHHSAIVPWQIVAQKTGAILKFLDLNEDEVPDLTKLRGLLSRKTKLVVLHHVSNVLASVLPMEEIVNWAHNVGAKVLVDACQSVPHMVVDVQGLDADFLVASSHKMCGPTGVGFLYGKSELLSAMPPFLGGGEMISDVFLDHSTFADPPSRFEAGTPAIGEAVGLGAAIDYISAIGMQRIHEYETELAKYLYENLMSVPNIRIYGPKPSEDVHRAALCSFNIEDIHPTDLATILDQQHGVAIRSGHHCAQPLHRHLGVNASARASLHFYNTKEDVDDFIQALNETVSFFNMFK; encoded by the exons ATGGAAGCAGTGGTTCCAAAACTGGCGTCTTTCAATTTCTTAAACCCTAACTCAACCCTTAGCAGGTTTTCTTCTTCACCTTCTTGTCTCTGCCTTTCGTCTGCCACTGATGCCGTCTCTCTCGGCCACCTCGCTCGCCCCGATTTCCCCATCCTCCATCAGAAGGTTAATGGCTCCAAGAAACTCGTCTACTTGGACAACGCTGCAACTTCTCAGAAGCCAATTTCTGTGTTGAAGGCTTTACAGAACTATTATGAAACTTGTAATTCCAATGTCCACCGCGGAATTCATTACTTGAG TGCGAAGGCTACCGAGGAGTATGAATTGGCCAGGAAGAAGGTCGCGGCTTTTATTAACGCGTCGGATTGTAGAGAGATTGTGTTTACGAGAAACGCAACTGAAGCTATCAATTTAGTGGCGTATTCTTGGGGCCTTTCGAATCTTAAACCAGGAGATGAG ATTACACTCTCAATTGCTGAACATCATAGTGCCATTGTTCCCTGGCAAATTGTAGCTCAAAAGACTGGTGCGATTTTGaagtttttagatttaaatgaagatgaagttcCAGATCTAACCAAGTTGAGGGGATTGCTCTCAAGGAAGACAAAACTTGTGGTTCTTCATCATGTCTCAAATGTGCTTG CTTCTGTTCTTCCTATGGAGGAGATTGTGAATTGGGCTCACAATGTTGGGGCTAAAGTTCTTGTAGATGCTTGTCAAAGTGTTCCTCACATGGTAGTGGATGTCCAGGGCCTTGATGCTGATTTTCTTGTTGCCTCTTCTCACAAG ATGTGTGGGCCTACAGGCGTTGGATTCTTATATGGGAAGAGTGAACTTTTGTCTGCCATGCCTCCATTTTTGG GTGGTGGAGAAATGATTTCTGATGTTTTCCTTGATCATTCTACATTTGCTGATCCTCCATCCAG ATTTGAAGCTGGAACACCAGCAATTGGAGAGGCAGTTGGGTTAGGAGCAGCAATTGATTATATATCAGCAATTGGCATGCAGAGGATTCATGAGTATGag ACGGAGCTGGCtaagtatttatatgaaaacCTCATGTCTGTCCCAAATATTCGCATCTATGGCCCCAAACCTTCAGAGGATGTTCACCGGGCTGCTCTTTGTTCTTTCAATATTGAGGATATTCACCCGACGGATTTAGCAACTATCCTTGACCAACAG CATGGAGTGGCGATCAGATCAGGTCATCATTGTGCTCAACCTCTTCATCGACATTTAGGGGTGAATGCAAGTGCACGGGCGAGCCTCCACTTCTACAATACTAAAGAAGATGTTGATGATTTTATCCAGGCGCTGAATGAGACTGTCAGTTTCTTCAACATGTTTAAGTAG
- the LOC123209564 gene encoding protein DGS1, mitochondrial isoform X1, translating into MEPQSESQVEADTKSNAFKTLISFYSNYLWNRLTTFFPFSPSNFLGKMSILYRQTSRKRQPTLPLPLPSYSSDSSVVITEASRAFEVLEDIVEHMFLNLHNIQKNLQFWQSRAEGSNSQTVYFMIFERGPQAFLNGTAQLLKDCLSERSAIEQLCQYASAHIFERIVVLTTLRCSLATFLAQVYMEVEKRGEELVKEPEKSLPSLLVTVNGFFSQLEASIGHIHAMRQIKSSVDGTYAFPLLFEKLPEVNQEESQWTDCEIRDSTNLIYQNLHKLDEYLSHVVAKHQKPSKITLHWIRYTCGAIGLSVCSIWLLKHSSLMGSPDLENWFHEAKYSTRSFFNDHVEQPLLSIRDELFETFRKRHKGMMDIEEVQLTSNSLHRMLLAFSEQTKGQKFPENASDQEMLEIVMARYEKELINPIQNLLSGELARGLLIQVQKLKLDIETAMLELEQILRANEINFAILAALPAFFLSFVVLMLIRAWFKQNQGSRAEGRGRVARRQRRLIIVEVEKRIMQYQIYVDQGLEKDAQSMLGLVLYSLDCLFHAVEGHATATGEWQCLKQDIINLAKPSLQTEYKLRITSRMVRMYDCLLPSPTRQ; encoded by the exons ATGGAACCTCAGTCCGAATCTCAAGTCGAAGCAGACACCAAATCGAATGCcttcaaaaccctaatctcGTTCTACTCCAATTACCTCTGGAACCGACTCACcactttctttcccttttcacCCTCCAATTTTCTCGGAAAAATGTCGATTCTATATCGCCAAACATCACGCAAACGCCAGCCTACCCTCCCTCTTCCATTGCCTTCTTACTCCTCCGACTCCTCTGT GGTTATAACTGAGGCATCGAGGGCATTTGAGGTATTGGAGGATATAGTGGAACACATGTTCTTAAATTTGCATAATATCCAGAAGAATTTGCAATTTTGGCAATCTAGAGCTGAG GGATCTAATTCACAAACAGTATactttatgatatttgaaagaGGGCCACAGGCCTTTCTTAATGGGACAGCGCAGTTGTTGAAAGATTGTTTATCTGAGCGATCTGCCATTGAACAACTATGCCAATATGCATCTGCTCATATTTTTGAGAGGATAGTTGTCTTAACTACCTTAAGATGTTCCCTTGCCACATTTTTGGCACAG GTTTACATGGAAGTTGAAAAACGTGGGGAGGAGTTAGTGAAAGAACCAGAAAAGTCATTGCCTTCTTTACTGGTCACTGTTAATGGTTTCTTCTCGCAGTTGGAAGCATCAATTGGCCATATACATGCAATGCGCCAG ATCAAATCTTCTGTTGATGGGACTTATGCATTTCCTTTACTATTTGAGAAACTGCCTGAAGTTAATCAAGAAGAGTCTCAGTGGACAGATTGTGAAATTAGAGATTCTACAAACTTGATTTACCAAAATCTACACAAACTAGATGAATACTTATCTCATGTG GTTGCCAAACACCAAAAACCAAGCAAAATAACCCTACATTGGATTCGCTACACATGTGGAGCCATTGGCCTATCAGTTTGTTCTATTTGGCTACTAAAGCATAGTAGTTTGATGGGTAGTCCTGATCTTGAGAATTGGTTTCACGAAGCAAAGTACTCAACTCGTAGCTTCTTTAATGACCATGTGGAGCAACCG CTTCTGTCTATCAGAGACGAACTTTTTGAGACATTCAGGAAGAGGCACAAAGGTATGATGGATATTGAAGAAGTGCAGTTGACTTCAAATTCTTTGCACAG GATGTTATTGGCATTTAGTGAGCAGACAAAAGGCCAAAAATTCCCTGAGAATGCGTCAGACCAGGAAATGCTAGAAATAGTCATGGCCAG GTATGAGAAGGAGCTTATAAATCCTATTCAGAATCTCCTAAGTGGAGAGCTTGCTCGTGGTTTGCTCATCCAG GTTCAGAAACTGAAACTGGATATTGAGAC GGCGATGCTTGAACTGGAGCAGATTTTGAGGGCAAATGAAATCAACTTTGCTATTCTAGCTGCCTTACCTgcattctttctttcatttgtcGTGCTCATGTTGATCCGTGCATGGTTTAAGCAG AATCAGGGTTCTAGGGCAGAAGGAAGGGGAAGAGTTGCTCGGCGCCAAAGGAGATTAATTATTGTTGAGGTTGAGAAAAGAATTATGCAGTACCAAATTTATGTTGACCAAGGGCTG GAAAAAGATGCACAAAGTATGTTAGGATTGGTGTTATACAGTCTGGATTGCCTGTTTCATGCTGTTGAGGGGCATGCGACAGCGACTGGTGAATGGCAATG TTTGAAACAGGATATAATCAATTTGGCGAAGCCGAGCCTTCAGACTGAATATAAGCTCAGAATAACATCACGCATGGTGCGGATGTACGACTGCTTGCTTCCGTCACCGACGAGGCAATAG
- the LOC123209564 gene encoding protein DGS1, mitochondrial isoform X2 — MFLNLHNIQKNLQFWQSRAEGSNSQTVYFMIFERGPQAFLNGTAQLLKDCLSERSAIEQLCQYASAHIFERIVVLTTLRCSLATFLAQVYMEVEKRGEELVKEPEKSLPSLLVTVNGFFSQLEASIGHIHAMRQIKSSVDGTYAFPLLFEKLPEVNQEESQWTDCEIRDSTNLIYQNLHKLDEYLSHVVAKHQKPSKITLHWIRYTCGAIGLSVCSIWLLKHSSLMGSPDLENWFHEAKYSTRSFFNDHVEQPLLSIRDELFETFRKRHKGMMDIEEVQLTSNSLHRMLLAFSEQTKGQKFPENASDQEMLEIVMARYEKELINPIQNLLSGELARGLLIQVQKLKLDIETAMLELEQILRANEINFAILAALPAFFLSFVVLMLIRAWFKQNQGSRAEGRGRVARRQRRLIIVEVEKRIMQYQIYVDQGLEKDAQSMLGLVLYSLDCLFHAVEGHATATGEWQCLKQDIINLAKPSLQTEYKLRITSRMVRMYDCLLPSPTRQ, encoded by the exons ATGTTCTTAAATTTGCATAATATCCAGAAGAATTTGCAATTTTGGCAATCTAGAGCTGAG GGATCTAATTCACAAACAGTATactttatgatatttgaaagaGGGCCACAGGCCTTTCTTAATGGGACAGCGCAGTTGTTGAAAGATTGTTTATCTGAGCGATCTGCCATTGAACAACTATGCCAATATGCATCTGCTCATATTTTTGAGAGGATAGTTGTCTTAACTACCTTAAGATGTTCCCTTGCCACATTTTTGGCACAG GTTTACATGGAAGTTGAAAAACGTGGGGAGGAGTTAGTGAAAGAACCAGAAAAGTCATTGCCTTCTTTACTGGTCACTGTTAATGGTTTCTTCTCGCAGTTGGAAGCATCAATTGGCCATATACATGCAATGCGCCAG ATCAAATCTTCTGTTGATGGGACTTATGCATTTCCTTTACTATTTGAGAAACTGCCTGAAGTTAATCAAGAAGAGTCTCAGTGGACAGATTGTGAAATTAGAGATTCTACAAACTTGATTTACCAAAATCTACACAAACTAGATGAATACTTATCTCATGTG GTTGCCAAACACCAAAAACCAAGCAAAATAACCCTACATTGGATTCGCTACACATGTGGAGCCATTGGCCTATCAGTTTGTTCTATTTGGCTACTAAAGCATAGTAGTTTGATGGGTAGTCCTGATCTTGAGAATTGGTTTCACGAAGCAAAGTACTCAACTCGTAGCTTCTTTAATGACCATGTGGAGCAACCG CTTCTGTCTATCAGAGACGAACTTTTTGAGACATTCAGGAAGAGGCACAAAGGTATGATGGATATTGAAGAAGTGCAGTTGACTTCAAATTCTTTGCACAG GATGTTATTGGCATTTAGTGAGCAGACAAAAGGCCAAAAATTCCCTGAGAATGCGTCAGACCAGGAAATGCTAGAAATAGTCATGGCCAG GTATGAGAAGGAGCTTATAAATCCTATTCAGAATCTCCTAAGTGGAGAGCTTGCTCGTGGTTTGCTCATCCAG GTTCAGAAACTGAAACTGGATATTGAGAC GGCGATGCTTGAACTGGAGCAGATTTTGAGGGCAAATGAAATCAACTTTGCTATTCTAGCTGCCTTACCTgcattctttctttcatttgtcGTGCTCATGTTGATCCGTGCATGGTTTAAGCAG AATCAGGGTTCTAGGGCAGAAGGAAGGGGAAGAGTTGCTCGGCGCCAAAGGAGATTAATTATTGTTGAGGTTGAGAAAAGAATTATGCAGTACCAAATTTATGTTGACCAAGGGCTG GAAAAAGATGCACAAAGTATGTTAGGATTGGTGTTATACAGTCTGGATTGCCTGTTTCATGCTGTTGAGGGGCATGCGACAGCGACTGGTGAATGGCAATG TTTGAAACAGGATATAATCAATTTGGCGAAGCCGAGCCTTCAGACTGAATATAAGCTCAGAATAACATCACGCATGGTGCGGATGTACGACTGCTTGCTTCCGTCACCGACGAGGCAATAG
- the LOC123200749 gene encoding ankyrin repeat-containing protein BDA1-like, translating to MDSRLLKATREGDVATLDSLFEEDPLILDRVALSGIAGTPLHIASLAGKTEFVKEILRLNPSFAWELNPDGYSPLHLASANGYIEIVKELLKLGPQLCLIKDKARRNPLHFAAMKGRVNVIAELISCSRNCVKQLTTQGENPLHLAVKNKQFEAVKTMLEKLKDDDEDDIGELINAKDSEGNTILQLAMATEQLQVIELLRNESQVEQDMGITEVGSSSVQVLLLIALISMMITYITLSAKMSPSGLALLIVYLITIAIFVYCALAIEFVKKILHSKFDFAAGKVGGMAKALVKKRKPTSASADALKLDA from the exons ATGGATTCAAGACTGTTGAAGGCTACGAGAGAGGGAGATGTAGCCACATTGGATTCGTTATTTGAGGAAGATCCGTTGATCCTTGATAGAGTTGCCTTATCAGGAATTGCAGGGACTCCATTGCATATTGCTTCACTTGCTGGAAAAACTGAGTTTGTGAAAGAAATACTAAGGCTTAATCCTTCATTTGCATGGGAGCTGAATCCAGATGGGTATAGTCCTTTACACTTAGCTTCTGCTAATGGGTATATTGAGATTGTGAAAGAGCTCTTGAAACTTGGCCCCCAACTTTGTCTAATCAAAGACAAAGCCCGGCGAAATCCTCTTCACTTTGCAGCCATGAAAGGTAGAGTTAATGTGATTGCAGAGTTGATATCTTGCAGTCGAAATTGTGTAAAACAATTGACAACACAGGGAGAGAATCCTCTTCATTTGGCTGTAAAGAATAAACAGTTTGAAGCAGTTAAGACAATGTTGGAAAAGCTGaaggatgatgatgaagatgatattGGTGAACTGATAAATGCCAAGGACAGTGAAGGTAACACCATCTTGCAGCTGGCTATGGCTACTGAGCAACTTCAA GTGATAGAACTGCTGAGAAATGAAAGCCAGGTTGAGCAAGACATGGGTATAACAGAGGTTGGTTCATCTTCAGTTCAGGTTCTGTTGCTTATCGCCCTTATATCAATGATGATAACTTACATTACTCTCTCTGCTAAAATGTCCCCAAGTGGCCTCGCATTGCTCATTGTGTACCTCATCACAATTGCCATTTTCGTCTACTGTGCATTGGCAATtgaatttgtcaagaaaatactgCACAGCAAGTTTGATTTTGCAGCTGGAAAAGTTGGTGGCATGGCAAAAGCACTTGTAAAGAAGAGGAAACCAACTTCAGCTTCTGCCGATGCCTTGAAATTAGATGCTTGA